In Sphingobacteriaceae bacterium, the following are encoded in one genomic region:
- the hisH gene encoding imidazole glycerol phosphate synthase subunit HisH: MNVVIIKYNAGNVRSVSFALERLGVQSVVSDIPEIIAKADKVIFPGVGEASTAMRYLKEKKLDQLIVNLKQPVLGICLGMQLMCAFSEEGNTDCLKIFDQKVLLFKSDTNAFKVPQMGWNNIENLKGPLFNGIKEKEYMYFVHGFYVEKGVHSIATTDYILPYSSALQKNNFYAVQFHPEKSAEAGQKLITNFLNL, encoded by the coding sequence ATGAATGTAGTCATTATTAAATACAATGCCGGTAATGTGCGTTCCGTTTCCTTTGCTTTGGAAAGATTGGGTGTTCAATCTGTTGTTAGTGATATTCCGGAAATAATTGCAAAGGCTGATAAGGTTATTTTTCCCGGTGTGGGTGAAGCATCAACGGCCATGCGTTATTTAAAAGAAAAAAAATTGGATCAGCTTATTGTGAATTTAAAGCAACCGGTTTTAGGAATTTGTTTGGGTATGCAATTAATGTGCGCCTTTTCGGAGGAAGGAAACACGGATTGTTTGAAGATTTTTGATCAAAAAGTTTTGCTATTTAAAAGTGATACTAATGCATTTAAAGTTCCCCAAATGGGATGGAATAATATCGAAAACCTAAAAGGTCCTTTGTTTAATGGGATTAAAGAAAAGGAATACATGTATTTTGTACATGGATTTTACGTGGAAAAAGGTGTGCACAGCATAGCTACTACAGATTATATTTTGCCTTATAGTTCGGCATTGCAAAAAAATAATTTCTATGCCGTGCAATTTCATCCGGAAAAATCAGCGGAGGCCGGACAAAAACTAATTACTAATTTTTTGAATTTATAA